The window CGATAACACGCGGGGACCGCAGACTCGACGGCAGATCATCTCGAAATAAAAGGCGTCGGTCGAGAATTCTCGTTCTCGATTGTACTCACCCGCTACGTCTTCGCCGAATAGTACGCGCGCCGTCGGGTCGAGGATCTCCCGAGTGCATTGCACCGGGGAGATTCGATCGGGTCGCTACGTTACGTGGGATTAAACGAAGAGTTTCATAGTCGATCGCCTCGTGCCTCGGAAAGCTCGTGGAGCGGAGAATGTCGGTCACGTTACGGATATTTTTGGAATACGAtcgccatttttttttaatgattattttttacgacgaTCCGTCGGAGTTTCGTTCCATGACATCGCCGCCGCGTGtttttctctccccctcccccccgtcTTCTTTTCTCCCTCCGGACTTTCGATCGCTATTGTTCTACTCGCGATCACCGATGATAGGCCGCCAGTATGCGTATCTAATCtcgtagatattaataaacacTCGAGCGTGAATTTCCTAATGGCAACGATAATCATCCTGCTTCCTTAGTGTTATTGCGACTTGTGACATACAACGGGGTGCAATGTTTAATCGAATGCAGACGTATTCGCGGTGTAACGATATACCCAGCGTGCTTTGTTGATTCAATGTTTAATGCTCGCAATTATATGCAGAAAAATACGTGTTGTAAATCATTTGAATCGAGCgaatatattacttgttttaaatatttcatgacTTCTATATCCGGAAGTATACATCGTCAgatttattcaaaatgtatTCTGAATCCGAGTAATTTAATCGATAATATAAAGCTGAAATAAACGTTCGATTTGCTTattattcatgattttttttaatccaatgTTATATTCttcatataaattgttttcctCGAGTTAATGCCAGCACTAcgagtttttttttgctcACATTTATGatgaaatatattgtaaaactaTTATCGGGAAAGTATTCCTTGTTGAAGGTGACTGTTACGTAAAAGAACAAGATCAAATTGAGTAATCGCTTTTCTTAGCAGTCTTAGTATCTTTCTATGTGCACTCACTCGTTACGTCGGGGAAAATCCAATCTAATCGAAGGAACGAATTAATTAGGTACTCGCGATCACAGGGATGTTAAAGAAGACCAACTGCAAGATGTTGGTTCATCAGGTGTCGGCGGTACTGCCAGATGACAGACCAATAACTGCCATTAGCGTTGTGGAAGACTTGGACAAGTGTCCACCAAATTTCACAGTGGTACGAACAAcgctaatttattttaattcaatttgttTACTTGTTTATCTTTCTCGCTAATCTCGTGTACGCGTCTCGTTAAGGTATCGAGAACTTACGATCAGGATACCGACGCCGATCTGTGGAGGGAGAGCGGATTGTTCATCAAGAAGAAGGGTCGATACATCTGCTTCTCGAAGACTGAGGGCCAGCCTGACTGCGTGGTCGAGGATATCGTGGTGATTAACGAGCGGGACACTCCACCGGAAGGATACAACATGATCTCCTACACCGTGGACACGAGTGAGTCCCTTTCTGTTCGAATAGTAATACCTGCCGTTCATACATGCATACATAAACCCGCAAAACCTTACGAATGAACGCTGCGATGAACGTTACAGGGCAGAAGGCGTGGCGGAAGAAACAGGTGTGCTACAAAATTAGGAATAAGGACCTGTGCGCGAAAGCGGTCAcggatataataatatgcagCAGGATAATCCACAAGGATTCCAAAATGGCTCCTGTCGGATTTTCTGCTGCCGGGTATGTAAACGATTTTGTCTCTTTAcgtctttaatttttttttttagaccgGTTTTAGATCAATTGGATTTATCACACAAGTcggaattataattttctatttgtatTTTCGTAATAActcaatagaaaataaatgcaataacaaataatacaacaatttacaaatataaatacagataaatacataattttcgCCACTTCCTCGAGAATGATAGAGTGCAAACAGTTAATGCAGTACTCGATCGCGCGATATCGTTAtatcttatctttttatttttcagtatcATAAATGGCGTTCGTGTGTGCTACAAGACGGTAGATATCACAAATGCGAATTCGGATTCGCAATCGTACGTTAATATAGAGTAAGTTTCAGCACAATATCAAGCGAGCGGTATCGATTTTGCACTATAAATagacgtatatatatgtatatattttatgatacttTTAGCTTACTGCAGAACCCTTCTCCAAATCCGTCAAACGGCACCTATCACAGCCCGGCCCCCGAGAGGCCTCCGAAACCAAAGTTTTCACCAAAACCACCACTGGCCAATGGGATTTATCCGCAAATCAACAGCACAGCTAAGAAGGATGACGAGTTCAGTGATCGGGATTACGAGGTCTTGAGTCCTAACGCGAAGATCAGGCCCACGAGGCCCGCGCCTCAACCGCCTACGTCCACGCCGCCATCGGCCGTCACATCCATGCCTATTTACGGCACACTTCCGGGATCGTCCGATCTCGACGGAGTTCCGTTCGCGCTTAATCCACGTCTTACTACTAATCATCTTGATTCTGCCATTGTAagtataacaataatttggaacttttatgtaaatcaAAGTGCGATTAACACACATTTATACAACCTAATATTCTTCTTTTGTCTCGATAGAATAAACTTCCTGTTATCAAAATGTGGACGCAGAAGGACTTAGATAGAGAGGTAGTGTATCTctttatttactaattattttgCGATAGATAATTGACAGAATTTGCGATAGATAATGATATTTTGTTGCAGTTCTTCTATGACTTCCGTGCGGAAAGAGAAACTTGAAAGACAATGAATGTGCCAAAACTAATTCGAGTTTGTGAGCGAGCTCTTTCCGCCGCACGCATTCGTATCCGATGCTAATGCTAGCCAACAAGCGTAAATGGAGTGCCTGAACGAGTGATTTGTACTAACCCGCGAGAGAATGAAGCCTGCGTGACGCTTAAAAATGGGGattgtgtaatatttaagaaGGAATAGGATAAAAAAGAACTCATTCTCGTTGTACGCGTTTCTTCCACGTCCCACATTCTTCCACATTTAGATTTTGATACTGGTGATAAcgttgtcatatttttatagactTGCGTTATTTTTTGATAGAATAGTAGAGACtatatctgtaaaatatatgtacacacaattgtattataatgcGAGATCTTCTATGTATCTCTCAATATCGCATATCTACGCTTCTAAATGAACAAACGCATAATATTGTTGAGCATTGCATTCTCGCTGCACATTTAGCGGTTCAACGCGGTGATCTAAACTGCATGGTGAGAATGCCACAGAAAGCCATTTAATTTTACTGTTCCTTCTGCCCTTTTATAATCtgttctttatatatatagaaattcgAATGTTTATATCATGTAATTTCCCTTCAAAGTGCTGCTTTTCTTTACCTGCAATGaagtattattacaatatcttTTGTTTATATACTCACGTTCTATAATTCTGTTTGAAAGTATGTATGATTGTGCACAGCACgtatattgagaaaaaaaatctttcgaGATCGACGGAACACGACACTCTGAATCTTCCACtcgaattcttttattctatttgTCGATAGATTCGTGTATCTTGCATAAGTTTCTGTTTAATCGCACCACGTATACGTGAATGTAATTTAAGATAGAAACTTGTATGTAataactaatttaataaaagataacgGTTATAAACTATCACGCGTATCCTTGTATTTATCAAATGGCTAAGGTAATGAAAGATAAGAATTGTTtcgataaaatgttttataaattaaaattaccaaAAGTCAAgttatatctttttacatatatatcgtataaagactaataaataatttcacagcAAAAATAGTtagattaacattttataaacacTTCTTTACTTAAGGaaggattaaataaattaatcactGGAAGTGCAACTTCAAAATCTAGCGACTCttgtatcttttataatatttcatatttcatatgaaaaataatataatttatatgtatatatatatatatatatatatgttaattattcaCACATAACGTTACAACGAGAAAACAAGGCTTGCTTCTTTCTGTTCATCTTcattctaaaaatttgttcCCTGTTTTCCGACCACAATACTGTATAAAATTCCATTTACACTTTAAAAGCGAGAGTCACTCGCTGCGCACGAATACAGCGACTGAAGatgtttgtttaattaatcgtCGGcgaataaagattaaaatcttttgtagTTCACTCTTATCGGCGAGTTGTCGGCCGACACGGAGCGAAAGACACGTTTGGCCGGCAGAAAACTGGCCAATCGTCAGACGAACGGTCCAGTCCAGTGTCTGACGTGCGTCGTCATACTGCCGGTTGAAGTCGTCTGTATCCCGTGCCTCTCCAGCACCGCCGTGGCCTTGATcctattcttatatttaatgtcCTTCGGCTTCAACATGCTTTTGTGATTACTCAGCAATCTCGACGGTGTGAGGATTGACTTATTGCTGAGGCCGGTCGCTTCCAGGAAGTGATCGTATCCGCTGTTTCCGATCTCGCCGTTGCCGTTAACGGTGCCATTGCTGACTGCAGAAACATTGTTGTTGTCTTTGGCAATGCTGTTCTCATTCTGGCCAGCGTTATTAAGTCCAGCGTGACCCAGCCTCTCGGATCCGTCACCCTCGGGCCGATCGGGATCGTCCGAGAGATCGCACTCGTCTAGATTGAACTCCTCAAAGTTCTGTCGAATATCGAACTCCTGTAacgagagaaaaaattgtttttaaaattatacaacttTTCCGAAACATTTTATACGCATTTTCGATGAGATCTTACATGATCGAGTTCGACATGGCGATCCTTCGGGCGATTTCTGTCCTTCGTCTGTTCCTCAGGATCGCCGATCTTGAACTCCTCGAAATGTCGAACGATGTTCGTCACTCTGATCGCGCCCTTCGCCTGATCCGGTTCTTTCTGTCTTACCTGAAAGGACGAGCGTACGTGATTGAATCTATTCTTCCAGAATCCACCACTCTCTTCGCGGgctttcgtttctctcgtcGAGCTCCTAGCTGAACTCTTCGCTTCTTCCAGATTCAGACTCCTCGCCGTTTTCGACGACGAAGAAGATACCAGTCCTAGAATGTTTCTTTTCGTAGAATCCGTACTCCCCGGATCCTGTTGCCTCTTTTCGTCAATCAGAAACGATGGACTAGGGATCTTCTTCAGGACCAGTGTGTTGTTGCGAAATTGCGGTTTCGGCGGTAACGCCGGTGGCGTTCTCGGCGGTGTCGGTGACGTCGTTGTTATCTCCGGCAACGATTCTATGTCCTCGTAATCCAGATTCTTGGCGATAGTTAACCCTCTCGCGGACATCTGCAGGCAGGTCTTCTCCTCGATTCTTTCCATCTTTAAGGGAGGATTGCTCGGTTGGGATTTCGTCAGGATATTTCTCGCCTCTTCAACATCGATCTTGGGTTCAATGATGACTAGCGGGATCGCCTTAGAATCCTTCGAaccctcgtcgtcgtcgtcgtcttcgtcCGGTTCCTTCTGGACGATTCTCATGCCAAACTCATCCTCGGACTCATCTTTCGCCTCGTCGTTCTCCGCTCCGTCGACCTCCTCCTCCCTCGATGAATCCTTGTTATCTGTGACGGAATCCTCAGAGTTCTTCCTCTCCATCTCCGAACCCACGGATTCGATGTCGGACAACCTGGCCGGCTGAAAATGCACGATCCTACCGCGATGTTTGAACCGGCGCGGTACCGACAGCACCGagttctcctcctcctccataTCCTGCAGCAGAATCTGATttacgcactccaatacggaGTTATGATTGCTATTCGGCCGGTAGGTGCTGTGCCTGAATACGTCATCGTTCAGGCGATCCTCATCCGGATCGCTGTACCAATTCCCACTGGTATCTTCCACCGTCAACTCCGGCGTCTCGATCTTCACCTCGCTGCGAAAAAGAAAATCgtcttttagaaaataaaaaaaatctaattacaGGAAATGAAGGTATAATAACTGAATATCTAACAAAAATTCTGACATAGGAAAAGTTTCACCCTATCTACGTACATGTTGTTATTGTTGCTATAGTCGTCCCTCGTCCTCGATTGCTCCGTCCGCTGCAGATTCCTCTCGTTTACTTCGTTGCAGGCGTTGATGTAAATCGGTTCCTCCGCGTCTTCCTCCTGACTGCTTATCCTCGTGTTAGTTTGCTCCTCGTCCTCCGAGACAAAGTTGCAGTCCATGCCGTCGTCCTTGCTCTCCGTCCTCGCGATGCCAACCACCACCTCGACCGCATCGGCACCCTTGGACGACGTGATCTTCTGACCCTTCGCCCTCTTCCTCGTCGACACCGTTGTCGTCCCGT of the Monomorium pharaonis isolate MP-MQ-018 chromosome 11, ASM1337386v2, whole genome shotgun sequence genome contains:
- the LOC105834295 gene encoding multivesicular body subunit 12B, with the translated sequence MLKKTNCKMLVHQVSAVLPDDRPITAISVVEDLDKCPPNFTVVSRTYDQDTDADLWRESGLFIKKKGRYICFSKTEGQPDCVVEDIVVINERDTPPEGYNMISYTVDTRQKAWRKKQVCYKIRNKDLCAKAVTDIIICSRIIHKDSKMAPVGFSAAGIINGVRVCYKTVDITNANSDSQSYVNIDLLQNPSPNPSNGTYHSPAPERPPKPKFSPKPPLANGIYPQINSTAKKDDEFSDRDYEVLSPNAKIRPTRPAPQPPTSTPPSAVTSMPIYGTLPGSSDLDGVPFALNPRLTTNHLDSAINKLPVIKMWTQKDLDREFFYDFRAERET
- the LOC105834292 gene encoding uncharacterized protein DDB_G0284459 isoform X2; this encodes MIVSTILSSVTGFHRRHSHDGRHVDLKMETEVRTLKQELARTQDALKSATKRCRELLRELDQRTAGHESERILRDQQLSRILRALLFLEARLKQEQKSIRQMLCEKDTVIRNQQLEIAMLRRYTKNYIKTKRDRTTPVADVEVNANNVDKKDFGNLQRETLQENSIGKEIASLKCEIITRLNPASSGILLDELDRNSVRKTHSFAGSDISKVSLTSSENTDASIVTTTTEGSPSLLSTEGFCEGESTDVSPGSTLNKCSSRCTPTTVTDSENEITMILNEEDVTEDNGTTTVSTRKRAKGQKITSSKGADAVEVVVGIARTESKDDGMDCNFVSEDEEQTNTRISSQEEDAEEPIYINACNEVNERNLQRTEQSRTRDDYSNNNNIEVKIETPELTVEDTSGNWYSDPDEDRLNDDVFRHSTYRPNSNHNSVLECVNQILLQDMEEEENSVLSVPRRFKHRGRIVHFQPARLSDIESVGSEMERKNSEDSVTDNKDSSREEEVDGAENDEAKDESEDEFGMRIVQKEPDEDDDDDEGSKDSKAIPLVIIEPKIDVEEARNILTKSQPSNPPLKMERIEEKTCLQMSARGLTIAKNLDYEDIESLPEITTTSPTPPRTPPALPPKPQFRNNTLVLKKIPSPSFLIDEKRQQDPGSTDSTKRNILGLVSSSSSKTARSLNLEEAKSSARSSTRETKAREESGGFWKNRFNHVRSSFQVRQKEPDQAKGAIRVTNIVRHFEEFKIGDPEEQTKDRNRPKDRHVELDHEFDIRQNFEEFNLDECDLSDDPDRPEGDGSERLGHAGLNNAGQNENSIAKDNNNVSAVSNGTVNGNGEIGNSGYDHFLEATGLSNKSILTPSRLLSNHKSMLKPKDIKYKNRIKATAVLERHGIQTTSTGSMTTHVRHWTGPFV
- the LOC105834292 gene encoding uncharacterized protein DDB_G0284459 isoform X3, with protein sequence MWFRPEMSSIFYVESEAIKVAKDEMETEVRTLKQELARTQDALKSATKRCRELLRELDQRTAGHESERILRDQQLSRILRALLFLEARLKQEQKSIRQMLCEKDTVIRNQQLEIAMLRRYTKNYIKTKRDRTTPVADVEVNANNVDKKDFGNLQRETLQENSIGKEIASLKCEIITRLNPASSGILLDELDRNSVRKTHSFAGSDISKVSLTSSENTDASIVTTTTEGSPSLLSTEGFCEGESTDVSPGSTLNKCSSRCTPTTVTDSENEITMILNEEDVTEDNGTTTVSTRKRAKGQKITSSKGADAVEVVVGIARTESKDDGMDCNFVSEDEEQTNTRISSQEEDAEEPIYINACNEVNERNLQRTEQSRTRDDYSNNNNIEVKIETPELTVEDTSGNWYSDPDEDRLNDDVFRHSTYRPNSNHNSVLECVNQILLQDMEEEENSVLSVPRRFKHRGRIVHFQPARLSDIESVGSEMERKNSEDSVTDNKDSSREEEVDGAENDEAKDESEDEFGMRIVQKEPDEDDDDDEGSKDSKAIPLVIIEPKIDVEEARNILTKSQPSNPPLKMERIEEKTCLQMSARGLTIAKNLDYEDIESLPEITTTSPTPPRTPPALPPKPQFRNNTLVLKKIPSPSFLIDEKRQQDPGSTDSTKRNILGLVSSSSSKTARSLNLEEAKSSARSSTRETKAREESGGFWKNRFNHVRSSFQVRQKEPDQAKGAIRVTNIVRHFEEFKIGDPEEQTKDRNRPKDRHVELDHEFDIRQNFEEFNLDECDLSDDPDRPEGDGSERLGHAGLNNAGQNENSIAKDNNNVSAVSNGTVNGNGEIGNSGYDHFLEATGLSNKSILTPSRLLSNHKSMLKPKDIKYKNRIKATAVLERHGIQTTSTGSMTTHVRHWTGPFV
- the LOC105834292 gene encoding uncharacterized protein DDB_G0284459 isoform X1 — protein: MAITRCADEMKSKSSRKVHSLIARKTARVSHTAMKSFYNTMETEVRTLKQELARTQDALKSATKRCRELLRELDQRTAGHESERILRDQQLSRILRALLFLEARLKQEQKSIRQMLCEKDTVIRNQQLEIAMLRRYTKNYIKTKRDRTTPVADVEVNANNVDKKDFGNLQRETLQENSIGKEIASLKCEIITRLNPASSGILLDELDRNSVRKTHSFAGSDISKVSLTSSENTDASIVTTTTEGSPSLLSTEGFCEGESTDVSPGSTLNKCSSRCTPTTVTDSENEITMILNEEDVTEDNGTTTVSTRKRAKGQKITSSKGADAVEVVVGIARTESKDDGMDCNFVSEDEEQTNTRISSQEEDAEEPIYINACNEVNERNLQRTEQSRTRDDYSNNNNIEVKIETPELTVEDTSGNWYSDPDEDRLNDDVFRHSTYRPNSNHNSVLECVNQILLQDMEEEENSVLSVPRRFKHRGRIVHFQPARLSDIESVGSEMERKNSEDSVTDNKDSSREEEVDGAENDEAKDESEDEFGMRIVQKEPDEDDDDDEGSKDSKAIPLVIIEPKIDVEEARNILTKSQPSNPPLKMERIEEKTCLQMSARGLTIAKNLDYEDIESLPEITTTSPTPPRTPPALPPKPQFRNNTLVLKKIPSPSFLIDEKRQQDPGSTDSTKRNILGLVSSSSSKTARSLNLEEAKSSARSSTRETKAREESGGFWKNRFNHVRSSFQVRQKEPDQAKGAIRVTNIVRHFEEFKIGDPEEQTKDRNRPKDRHVELDHEFDIRQNFEEFNLDECDLSDDPDRPEGDGSERLGHAGLNNAGQNENSIAKDNNNVSAVSNGTVNGNGEIGNSGYDHFLEATGLSNKSILTPSRLLSNHKSMLKPKDIKYKNRIKATAVLERHGIQTTSTGSMTTHVRHWTGPFV
- the LOC105834292 gene encoding uncharacterized protein DDB_G0284459 isoform X4 codes for the protein METEVRTLKQELARTQDALKSATKRCRELLRELDQRTAGHESERILRDQQLSRILRALLFLEARLKQEQKSIRQMLCEKDTVIRNQQLEIAMLRRYTKNYIKTKRDRTTPVADVEVNANNVDKKDFGNLQRETLQENSIGKEIASLKCEIITRLNPASSGILLDELDRNSVRKTHSFAGSDISKVSLTSSENTDASIVTTTTEGSPSLLSTEGFCEGESTDVSPGSTLNKCSSRCTPTTVTDSENEITMILNEEDVTEDNGTTTVSTRKRAKGQKITSSKGADAVEVVVGIARTESKDDGMDCNFVSEDEEQTNTRISSQEEDAEEPIYINACNEVNERNLQRTEQSRTRDDYSNNNNIEVKIETPELTVEDTSGNWYSDPDEDRLNDDVFRHSTYRPNSNHNSVLECVNQILLQDMEEEENSVLSVPRRFKHRGRIVHFQPARLSDIESVGSEMERKNSEDSVTDNKDSSREEEVDGAENDEAKDESEDEFGMRIVQKEPDEDDDDDEGSKDSKAIPLVIIEPKIDVEEARNILTKSQPSNPPLKMERIEEKTCLQMSARGLTIAKNLDYEDIESLPEITTTSPTPPRTPPALPPKPQFRNNTLVLKKIPSPSFLIDEKRQQDPGSTDSTKRNILGLVSSSSSKTARSLNLEEAKSSARSSTRETKAREESGGFWKNRFNHVRSSFQVRQKEPDQAKGAIRVTNIVRHFEEFKIGDPEEQTKDRNRPKDRHVELDHEFDIRQNFEEFNLDECDLSDDPDRPEGDGSERLGHAGLNNAGQNENSIAKDNNNVSAVSNGTVNGNGEIGNSGYDHFLEATGLSNKSILTPSRLLSNHKSMLKPKDIKYKNRIKATAVLERHGIQTTSTGSMTTHVRHWTGPFV